A portion of the Flavobacterium magnum genome contains these proteins:
- a CDS encoding DUF4293 domain-containing protein: protein MLQRIQTVYMAIALLATGVLPFIFPLWKVDGKDVFFVAETIYVPLFGLSTALSVMAIISYAKRQNQFVMNRLNMILNLILLGLFVYRSLNLSGEAPVVSEKGIGMFLPIVAIVFLVLANKAIKKDEDLVKSADRLR, encoded by the coding sequence ATGCTGCAGAGAATACAGACCGTCTACATGGCCATCGCGCTCCTCGCGACCGGTGTGCTTCCGTTCATTTTCCCGTTGTGGAAGGTGGATGGCAAGGACGTTTTTTTTGTGGCTGAAACCATTTATGTACCGCTTTTCGGTTTGAGTACCGCATTGTCGGTCATGGCAATCATTTCGTACGCAAAAAGACAAAACCAGTTTGTGATGAACAGGCTGAATATGATATTGAATTTAATTTTATTAGGATTATTTGTATACCGCTCGCTAAATTTATCTGGAGAAGCGCCCGTCGTTTCTGAGAAAGGTATTGGTATGTTCCTCCCGATTGTTGCTATCGTTTTTTTGGTCTTAGCCAACAAAGCCATCAAGAAGGATGAAGATCTCGTAAAATCTGCGGACCGGTTGAGGTAA